A genomic window from Megalobrama amblycephala isolate DHTTF-2021 linkage group LG2, ASM1881202v1, whole genome shotgun sequence includes:
- the LOC125263137 gene encoding transmembrane protein 43 — MTEAFSGEQHTRVHERKPEGFLERLSASTGGVIAGLCLFVLSLYVLFTNEGRALRTSSSLDEGLSQVVSLHPDMMLDPQNNNRLVHLTGTLRTAQPLYDPNYGVSVQAVKLQRQVEMYQWVEYSESRDIKENGETKTETTYSYNTEWKSEVISSRHFDQEVGHMNPSAMAVESVTVVAPDVWVGRLFLSKGLVEQINDFQTLSLAGLPVPVFNTFLTVQDDYFYHTANPRRPEVGDVRVRFAYAGLSGDGFYPGPAHKVSIVAMQQADRLTAFRTRAGGALEILYMGDLSAEEVFAREHQLNAMKTWALRLGGWALMFLSVSLSTRIIYTLVDSVPVLRELVSAGLKIFALCVSCSLSLLTIAAGWIFYRPLLGVTIALLALLPLLIAHARAPSKKNQ; from the exons ATGACTGAAGCA TTCTCAGGCGAGCAGCACACGCGCGTTCACGAGCGCAAACCCGAGGGTTTCCTGGAGCGTCTGAGCGCGAGCACGGGCGGCGTGATCGCGGGCCTGTGTCTGTTCGTGCTGTCATTATACGTGCTGTTCACAAATGAG GGTCGCGCTCTGCGCACGAGCTCGTCTCTGGATGAGGGTCTCTCTCAGGTCGTGTCTCTTCATCCAGACATGATGTTGGACCCTCAGAACAACAATCGCCTGGTTCATCTGACCGGAACCCTGCGGACCGCACAG CCGCTGTACGACCCAAACTACGGCGTGTCTGTGCAGGCGGTGAAACTGCAGAGGCAGGTGGAGATGTACCAGTGGGTGGAGTACAGTGAGAGCAG GGACATTAAGGAAAACGGAGAGACGAAGACGGAAACGACGTACTCGTACA ACACCGAGTGGAAGTCAGAGGTCATCAGCAGCAGACACTTCGATCAGGAGGTCGGACACATGAACCCCAG TGCCATGGCGGTGGAGAGCGTGACGGTCGTGGCTCCGGACGTCTGGGTCGGGAGGCTCTTCCTGTCCAAAG GGCTGGTGGAGCAGATCAATGACTTCCAGACGCTGAGTCTCGCAGGACTTCCTGTTCCTGTGTTCAACACCTTCCTCACGGTGCAGGATGATTATTTTTACCACACGGCAAACCCTCGACGTCCAGAG GTCGGTGACGTTCGTGTTCGTTTCGCTTACGCTGGTCTCAGCGGTGACGGATTCTATCCTGGCCCCGCCCACAAG gtcaGTATTGTGGCCATGCAGCAGGCGGATCGGCTGACGGCCTTCAGGACGCGGGCCGGAGGCGCGCTGGAGATCCTGTACATGGGCGATCTGTCAGCAGAG GAGGTGTTTGCTAGAGAACATCAGCTGAACGCCATGAAGACGTGGGCGCTGAGGCTCGGAGGATGGGCGCTCATGTTTCTGTCCGTCAGTCTGAGCACACGTATCATCTATACACTGG TGGACAGTGTTCCTGTGCTGCGTGAGCTGGTGTCGGCGGGGCTGAAGATCTTCGCTCTCTGCGTCTCCTGTTCGCTGTCGCTGCTCACCATCGCCGCCGGCtggatcttctatcgccctctGCTGGGCGTGACGATAGCGCTGCTCGCGCTCCTGCCGCTGCTCATCGCACACGCTAGAGCGCCGTCCAAGAAGAACCAGTGA
- the LOC125263139 gene encoding olfactory receptor class A-like protein 1, producing MNPDALTRGLLFLSLAVTGVPGNTIVICAFLSLAYHEGRLSPADAIVLHLASANLAVVAVRCLLEVLATFSIYNVFDDTGCKAVIFIYRTSRSLSIWLTFVLSAYQCLSVAPPGSRWAGVRVLAGQYLGVIFLALWLINTSMSVAPLLFAVGARNDSKLTQNAINVEFCFLSFPSRLSRDANGAAQVGRDVVPMALMATASLVLLVFLYRHSRRAEALRSGGARQGPSAERRAAVTVVTLVTLYVLFYGVDNGLWVYTLTVPQTLGSSLISDLRIFFSSLYAAVSPLVIIVSNKKVSQRAKDALGRCSAP from the coding sequence ATGAACCCGGACGCTTTGACACGTGGACTGCTCTTCCTGTCTCTCGCCGTGACGGGCGTCCCAGGCAACACCATCGTCATCTGCGCCTTCCTCTCGCTGGCGTATCACGAGGGCCGTCTCTCGCCCGCCGACGCCATCGTGCTGCACCTGGCATCCGCTAACCTCGCGGTGGTGGCCGTGCGCtgcctgctggaggtcctggccACCTTCAGCATCTACAACGTGTTCGACGACACCGGCTGTAAGGCGGTCATCTTCATCTACCGCACGTCCAGGTCTCTGTCCATCTGGCTGACGTTCGTGCTGAGCGCGTATCAGTGCCTCAGCGTGGCTCCGCCGGGCTCGCGTTGGGCCGGCGTCCGTGTTCTGGCCGGCCAGTACCTGGGAGTAATTTTCCTGGCGTTATGGCTGATCAACACCTCTATGAGCGTGGCTCCGCTGCTGTTCGCTGTAGGGGCCCGCAACGACTCCAAACTCACACAGAACGCCATCAACGTCGAGTTCTGTTTCCTGAGCTTCCCGTCCAGGCTGTCGCGGGACGCCAACGGCGCGGCCCAGGTGGGGAGAGACGTGGTGCCCATGGCACTGATGGCGACAGCCAGCCTGGTCCTCCTGGTGTTCCTGTACCGCCACAGCCGGCGGGCGGAGGCTCTGCGGAGCGGCGGGGCTAGGCAGGGCCCGTCTGCAGAGCGGCGCGCGGCCGTCACTGTCGTCACTTTAGTCACGCTGTACGTGCTGTTTTACGGGGTGGACAACGGGCTGTGGGTTTACACGCTGACTGTGCCTCAGACGCTGGGCTCCTCGCTCATCTCAGACCTCAGGATCTTCTTCTCCTCGCTGTACGCCGCCGTCAGTCCCCTCGTGATCATCGTCTCAAACAAGAAAGTGAGCCAAAGAGCCAAAGACGCCCTCGGACGCTGCTCAGCCCCATGA
- the LOC125263138 gene encoding olfactory receptor class A-like protein 1, protein MDLCVTIKGVSFLLQAGLGILANALVLLAYAHILLTEAQLQPVDAILCHLAFADLLLLLTRGVPQTMTVFGMKNLLDDAGCKVVIYTYRIARALSVCITCMLSVFQAVTVAPAAGPLLSRLKARLPRLLVPTFAALWFINMAVCIAAPFFSVAPRNGTVPPFTLNLGFCHVDFRDNLSYVINGVAVSVRDFAFVGVMLGSSGYILVLLHRHSRKVRGIRRSQGASMETRAAKTVVMLVVLYTVFFGIDNVIWIYMLTVAQVPPVVADMRVFFSSCYASLSPFLIISSNKKVKARMVCATSDQERQAEDNKPSDVKS, encoded by the coding sequence ATGGACCTCTGCGTCACCATCAAAGGGGTCTCGTTCCTCCTGCAGGCGGGTCTGGGGATCCTGGCCAACGCGCTGGTCCTGCTGGCCTACGCCCACATCCTGCTGACCGAGGCGCAGCTGCAGCCCGTGGACGCCATCCTGTGCCACCTGGCCTTCGCCgacctgctgctgctgctgaccCGCGGCGTCCCGCAGACCATGACCGTGTTCGGCATGAAGAACCTGCTGGATGACGCCGGCTGCAAGGTGGTCATCTACACGTACCGCATCGCCCGCGCGCTGTCCGTCTGCATCACCTGCATGCTGAGCGTCTTCCAGGCGGTGACCGTCGCACCTGCTGCCGGGCCGCTCCTGTCCCGCTTGAAGGCCCGGCTCCCGCGGCTGCTCGTCCCCACCTTCGCCGCGCTGTGGTTCATCAACATGGCCGTCTGCATCGCTGCGCCCTTCTTCTCCGTGGCCCCTCGCAACGGCACCGTCCCCCCGTTCACGCTCAACCTGGGCTTCTGCCACGTGGACTTCCGCGATAACCTGTCCTACGTGATTAACGGGGTGGCCGTGTCGGTGCGCGACTTCGCGTTCGTGGGTGTGATGCTGGGCTCCAGCGGGTACATCCTCGTCCTGCTTCACCGCCACAGCAGGAAGGTGCGGGGCATCCGCCGCTCGCAGGGCGCCTCTATGGAAACACGGGCGGCCAAGACCGTGGTGATGCTGGTGGTTCTGTACACGGTGTTTTTCGGCATCGATAACGTCATCTGGATCTACATGCTGACGGTGGCGCAGGTGCCGCCCGTGGTGGCCGACATGAGGGTGTTTTTCTCCTCGTGCTACGCCTCCCTCAGCCCGTTCCTCATCATCTCCTCTAATAAGAAGGTCAAAGCGAGGATGGTGTGTGCGACCTCGGACCAGGAGCGGCAAGCAGAGGACAACAAGCCGTCAGATGTCAAAAGCTGA
- the LOC125263141 gene encoding rho-related GTP-binding protein RhoA-B-like, whose protein sequence is MAAIRKKLVIVGDGACGKTCLLIVFSKDQFPEVYVPTVFENYVADIEVDSKQVELALWDTAGQEDYDRLRPLSYPDTDVILMCFSIDSPDSLENIPEKWTPEVKHFCPNVPIILVGNKKDLRNDEHTRRELFKMKQEPVKPEEGRDMANRICAFGYMECSAKTKDGVREVFEMATRAALQARKGKKSNKCLLL, encoded by the exons ATGGCGGCCATCCGTAAGAAGCTGGTGATCGTCGGGGACGGCGCGTGCGGGAAGACCTGCCTCCTCATCGTCTTCAGCAAAGACCAGTTTCCCGAGGTTTACGTGCCCACCGTCTTTGAGAACTACGTGGCCGACATCGAGGTGGACAGCAAGCAG GTGGAGCTGGCGCTGTGGGATACGGCGGGGCAGGAGGATTACGACCGGCTGCGGCCGCTGTCCTACCCCGACACGGACGTCATCCTCATGTGCTTCTCCATCGACAGCCCCGACAGCCTCG AGAACATTCCTGAGAAATGGACTCCCGAGGTCAAGCATTTCTGCCCCAACGTTCCCATAATCCTGGTGGGCAACAAGAAGGACCTGCGGAACGACGAACACACGCGCCGCGAGCTCTTCAAGATGAAGCAG GAGCCCGTCAAACCCGAGGAGGGCCGAGACATGGCCAACCGCATCTGTGCCTTCGGATACATGGAGTGCTCTGCCAAAACCAAGGACGGCGTGCGGGAGGTGTTCGAGATGGCCACCAGGGCGGCGCTGCAGGCCAGGAAGGGCAAGAAGAGCAACAAATGCCTGCTGCTGTAA